One part of the Bdellovibrio bacteriovorus genome encodes these proteins:
- a CDS encoding glyoxalase superfamily protein produces the protein MSVSRLESYRIKAKLLQKAKQKAGQDFQLKDAFALIAKTAGFASWNDLKATLENQVDFCKKGHSAYWKVWYASYDEARAHLESDGGYLLPYQKDFFICDENFIQWLGLEVTDEDLLKVGHDWARPADADAYSRLLKKMK, from the coding sequence ATGTCTGTATCACGCCTTGAATCGTATCGAATCAAAGCCAAACTTTTGCAAAAAGCCAAACAGAAAGCCGGTCAGGATTTTCAGTTAAAGGATGCTTTTGCCCTGATTGCCAAGACTGCGGGTTTTGCCTCGTGGAATGATCTGAAAGCCACGCTGGAAAACCAGGTGGACTTCTGCAAGAAGGGTCACAGCGCTTACTGGAAAGTCTGGTATGCGTCTTATGACGAGGCCCGGGCCCATCTGGAATCGGATGGCGGCTATCTGTTGCCATACCAGAAAGACTTCTTCATCTGTGATGAAAACTTCATTCAGTGGCTGGGGCTTGAAGTGACCGACGAGGATCTGCTTAAAGTCGGTCACGACTGGGCGAGGCCTGCGGATGCCGATGCTTACTCGCGTCTGTTGAAGAAGATGAAATAA
- a CDS encoding CDP-diacylglycerol diphosphatase: protein MKNLSFVFAAVAVLGLSSCKSKPVVEVPRSDALWNIISTQCLPLHKIGEEKNPCIEVNIAQGEEKGYVVFKDRVGDLQYLLMPTEKITGMESPEIRAAGATNYFDLAWKAKTYMDKKHGSVIPVEAVSLAINSQFGRSQNQLHIHVSCVKPQVQQQLQEQAAKLKNGWTLLPQPLLGHKYYVRKISEKELEKGNAFQMLADGVPGAKDHSGEFGLGLVAVKDKKKGHSLILLTSRFERGTNNYGSVEEIQDHSCPQLAH from the coding sequence GTGAAAAACCTGTCTTTCGTTTTTGCCGCTGTTGCTGTCCTGGGACTGAGCTCCTGCAAATCTAAGCCTGTCGTTGAAGTTCCGCGTTCGGATGCTTTGTGGAATATCATCAGCACGCAGTGTCTGCCTTTGCATAAAATCGGTGAAGAGAAAAATCCGTGCATCGAAGTGAACATCGCGCAAGGCGAGGAAAAAGGTTATGTCGTGTTCAAAGACCGCGTCGGAGATTTGCAGTATCTGCTGATGCCGACGGAGAAAATCACCGGTATGGAAAGCCCTGAAATCCGCGCTGCGGGTGCGACGAACTATTTTGATCTGGCCTGGAAAGCCAAAACCTATATGGATAAAAAGCACGGTTCTGTCATTCCGGTGGAAGCGGTGTCTTTGGCGATCAATTCTCAGTTCGGGCGCAGTCAGAATCAGTTGCACATCCATGTGTCTTGCGTGAAACCTCAGGTCCAGCAGCAACTGCAGGAGCAAGCGGCGAAACTGAAAAACGGATGGACGTTGTTGCCGCAGCCCTTGTTGGGTCATAAGTACTATGTCCGTAAGATCAGCGAAAAAGAGCTGGAAAAAGGCAACGCCTTCCAGATGCTGGCCGACGGAGTGCCAGGTGCCAAAGATCACAGCGGCGAGTTTGGGCTGGGCCTGGTGGCGGTGAAAGACAAAAAGAAGGGCCATAGTTTGATTTTGCTCACAAGTCGCTTTGAGCGTGGCACAAACAATTACGGCTCCGTCGAAGAGATTCAGGATCACTCTTGCCCTCAGTTGGCCCATTGA
- a CDS encoding 3D domain-containing protein produces the protein MLKVFLTLVLAISLEARADDYSDAPMPPPLPEPQEPLYLNPTIYYKPIIKFDVDKCQDEVRVEMLSPEDKVLTRLCAADFNNCVMQGACYVHDEDGRFRSFNYYARGADNIPRFKEVDMRKCPYGYGMRNVCLDPYYTVAADLSIYKIGDVIYVPRLDGAVMPNGVTHDGFFVVRDAGGAIKGPGRFDFYTGFTKPYAKENTFNRMGFANIKNSFPFRMATPAEAEAARQRTGYPGTRNIVIIPPRR, from the coding sequence ATGTTGAAAGTGTTTCTGACTTTAGTTCTGGCCATTAGTTTGGAGGCTCGTGCCGATGATTACTCGGATGCTCCGATGCCTCCTCCTTTACCCGAACCACAAGAGCCCTTGTACTTGAATCCCACCATCTACTATAAGCCCATTATCAAATTTGACGTGGACAAGTGTCAGGATGAGGTTCGGGTTGAAATGTTGTCGCCGGAAGACAAGGTGCTGACGCGTCTTTGTGCTGCGGACTTCAACAACTGTGTTATGCAAGGGGCTTGTTATGTTCACGATGAGGATGGACGTTTTCGTTCATTTAATTACTATGCCCGCGGAGCCGACAACATTCCCCGCTTTAAGGAAGTCGACATGCGCAAGTGTCCTTATGGATATGGAATGCGCAATGTCTGTTTGGATCCGTATTACACGGTGGCCGCGGACTTAAGTATTTATAAAATCGGGGATGTGATCTATGTGCCCAGGCTGGATGGGGCCGTGATGCCTAACGGAGTGACTCATGACGGGTTCTTTGTTGTGCGGGATGCGGGGGGAGCTATCAAAGGGCCGGGCCGGTTTGATTTTTACACCGGATTCACGAAACCTTATGCCAAGGAAAACACCTTCAACCGGATGGGTTTTGCCAATATCAAAAACAGCTTTCCATTCCGCATGGCAACCCCGGCGGAGGCCGAAGCGGCAAGACAGCGCACCGGGTATCCCGGCACGCGTAATATCGTTATCATACCACCAAGAAGGTAA